A genomic segment from Nodularia sphaerocarpa UHCC 0038 encodes:
- a CDS encoding deaminase domain-containing protein: MGSKTLIKAQLSASAATIRATYLKKPIGKSNVAVAEIHIQGDVAFCVGGTSRGGKNSPIPQPKPKSEGGQFEPTVDSRTHRLMDTDAEYKVLSTIAYQLEILYDLQVEGNLYLYTELQPCESCENIIKQFQMKFPNIKTEVFWDYPYP; this comes from the coding sequence ATGGGGAGTAAAACTCTAATCAAGGCTCAGTTATCGGCATCTGCTGCTACAATTCGAGCAACATACCTTAAAAAACCTATCGGGAAAAGTAATGTTGCGGTTGCTGAAATACATATTCAAGGTGATGTAGCTTTTTGTGTAGGAGGAACATCTAGAGGTGGAAAAAATAGTCCCATTCCTCAACCCAAGCCCAAGTCAGAAGGAGGGCAATTTGAACCAACCGTTGACTCCCGTACTCATCGCCTTATGGATACTGATGCTGAATATAAAGTATTATCCACAATTGCATATCAGCTTGAAATACTCTACGATCTTCAGGTAGAAGGGAATCTTTATCTTTACACAGAACTACAACCCTGTGAAAGTTGTGAAAATATTATAAAGCAATTTCAAATGAAGTTTCCAAATATCAAAACAGAAGTATTTTGGGACTATCCGTATCCATAG
- a CDS encoding GTPase family protein → MLRLKLWQWVVLALPIALIITFLLICAGMQIHTWGISWIWGIFTLVFVGWRWLLVRWTKPQINMVEAALAEVTEELESAADQPVGLPAQSDNIKQAEIALQEILKAAQSDRPIWEDWQTFWSRCQDLVTAIAHIYYPQVQYPLLNIYIPQAYGLIRGTMDDLDQWMQKLSPALNQVTVGQAYQAYEVYRKIEPSARKVFQALNWAQWLFNPVVAVAKQATKGYTNQATQQLLVNLGQLLRENALRNLCRQAIALYSGSKLPVAEASISTPTLPTAKTQNLREILTKAEPAEEVAQKPVNILIVGRTGSGKSSLINTLFQADLAEVDVLPSTDQIQNYHWQSSTGESLTLWDSPGYEQVNGGNLRNLVLDYATNADLLLLVTPALDPALQMDVDFLQDMQAEVADLPTIAVVTQVDRLRPLREWEPPYNWESGNRPKEIAIRNATEYRAQLLDNFCNLVLPIVTSDIKTGRAAWGVETLSLQIVDAIAPAKQLRLARFLRNLEARTVASAKIIDHYTFQMATTQGLTALLKSPVLQFISTLSTGSPTLAYLLAEQIPVEQLPIVIGKLQMAYDLFSLLHTGKVNPLNFDLLSLWPLLLENSATPDRNAWAFGHSLVEYWTQDMSVEKLRERFNYYLKEDK, encoded by the coding sequence ATGCTGCGATTAAAACTGTGGCAATGGGTAGTATTAGCATTACCCATTGCACTAATCATTACTTTTTTACTCATCTGTGCAGGGATGCAAATTCATACCTGGGGTATTAGTTGGATCTGGGGTATATTTACCCTGGTATTTGTGGGCTGGCGCTGGCTGCTGGTGAGATGGACTAAACCTCAAATCAATATGGTAGAAGCTGCTTTGGCAGAAGTTACAGAAGAGTTAGAATCAGCCGCAGATCAGCCAGTAGGACTACCAGCCCAAAGCGACAATATCAAACAGGCAGAAATAGCACTACAAGAGATTCTCAAAGCAGCACAAAGCGATCGCCCGATTTGGGAAGACTGGCAAACTTTTTGGTCACGATGCCAAGATTTAGTCACAGCGATCGCGCATATATATTATCCTCAAGTTCAATATCCCCTTTTGAATATTTATATACCCCAGGCTTACGGGTTAATTCGGGGAACGATGGATGACCTCGATCAGTGGATGCAGAAGTTATCACCAGCACTGAATCAGGTTACCGTTGGACAAGCTTACCAAGCTTATGAAGTTTATCGCAAAATTGAGCCATCGGCTCGGAAAGTTTTCCAGGCATTGAATTGGGCGCAGTGGCTATTTAATCCTGTAGTCGCAGTGGCCAAGCAAGCTACTAAGGGTTATACTAACCAAGCAACTCAGCAGTTGTTAGTCAATTTAGGGCAACTACTGCGGGAAAATGCCCTGCGGAATTTATGCCGTCAGGCGATCGCACTTTACAGTGGTAGCAAATTACCAGTTGCAGAAGCCAGTATTTCTACACCAACGCTACCCACAGCCAAGACTCAAAACCTGCGAGAAATTTTAACCAAAGCCGAACCAGCCGAGGAAGTTGCCCAAAAACCTGTCAATATTCTCATTGTCGGGCGCACAGGTTCGGGAAAAAGCAGCTTAATTAATACCTTATTTCAGGCTGATCTCGCAGAGGTAGATGTTTTACCCAGCACTGATCAGATTCAAAATTATCATTGGCAAAGTTCAACGGGGGAAAGTTTAACGCTGTGGGATTCCCCAGGTTATGAACAGGTGAATGGTGGTAATTTGCGAAATTTGGTGCTTGATTATGCTACCAATGCAGATTTACTACTGTTAGTTACCCCTGCACTTGATCCCGCCCTACAAATGGATGTAGATTTTCTCCAAGATATGCAGGCGGAAGTTGCAGATTTACCAACTATTGCAGTTGTTACCCAAGTGGATCGTCTGCGTCCTCTTCGGGAGTGGGAACCGCCTTATAATTGGGAATCGGGAAATCGTCCCAAAGAAATTGCCATTCGTAACGCTACCGAATACCGCGCCCAACTTTTGGATAACTTCTGTAATCTAGTATTACCGATTGTTACCAGCGACATTAAAACAGGTCGAGCCGCCTGGGGTGTAGAAACACTATCTTTGCAAATTGTAGATGCGATCGCACCTGCAAAACAACTGAGATTAGCCCGCTTTTTGCGTAACTTGGAAGCCCGTACTGTCGCATCTGCCAAAATCATCGACCATTATACCTTCCAAATGGCAACAACTCAGGGATTAACCGCACTGCTGAAAAGTCCTGTGCTGCAATTTATTTCCACCCTATCAACTGGCTCTCCTACTTTGGCGTATCTTCTAGCAGAACAAATCCCTGTGGAACAGTTACCCATTGTCATTGGTAAACTGCAAATGGCTTATGACCTGTTTTCGCTATTGCATACAGGTAAAGTTAATCCTCTTAACTTTGATTTGCTATCTCTTTGGCCATTGCTACTAGAAAACTCCGCTACACCTGACCGCAACGCCTGGGCTTTTGGTCACTCCCTCGTCGAATACTGGACTCAGGATATGAGTGTGGAAAAACTCCGGGAACGGTTTAATTACTATTTGAAAGAAGATAAGTAA
- a CDS encoding bifunctional serine/threonine-protein kinase/formylglycine-generating enzyme family protein has product MPTSGTVLRNRYKIINLLGSGGFGDTYLAEDLGIPINPKPKCVVKRLKTHNLTDEQLDWVKNSFEQEAVALYNLGNLHPQIPKLSEYFQLGNEFYLVQDFIDGDDLTKIITPGKKFPETEVIQLLAKILEVLVVVHQQNIIHRDISPKNIMLRRLDGKIMLIDFGAVKQIMFQNSGQTSLTMAVGTPGFMPWEQFNGKPKLASDIYAVGMVGVLALTGIPPHLLDEDEDGEVIWQNHASVSREFAQVLTRMISRRVSQRYQNATEALQAIQLFNQPIPPTIISPTIISPKIIAPPPSSVGVQLFNSSVEVVTVNAQGKVINRQNREVKYFAEDLGSGITLEMMQIPGGTFTMGSPAGEAERSDNESPQHEVNVPGFFMGKYPVTQAQYQAIMGTKPADFKGDKRPVEQVSWDEAVEFCEKLSQKTGKTYRLPSEAEWEYACRAGTDTPFYFGQTITTDLVNYNGNYPYASAPKGEDRKQTTNVGKFLPNSFGLYDMHGNVCEWCQDVYNDSYQGAPTDGSPWTEGSHNSLKLLRGGSWLNYARYCRSALRFRCTRTYQYYNVGFRVVAVVA; this is encoded by the coding sequence ATGCCTACGAGTGGTACAGTTCTGCGTAACCGCTATAAAATCATCAACCTACTAGGAAGTGGCGGATTTGGTGATACTTATTTAGCAGAGGATTTGGGTATACCGATTAATCCTAAGCCTAAGTGCGTCGTCAAGCGTCTGAAAACTCACAACCTCACAGACGAACAATTGGATTGGGTAAAAAACTCATTTGAGCAAGAAGCAGTAGCCCTGTACAATTTGGGAAATCTTCACCCCCAAATTCCCAAATTATCGGAATATTTTCAGCTAGGGAATGAATTTTATTTAGTACAAGACTTTATTGATGGTGATGATTTGACTAAAATTATCACCCCTGGTAAAAAATTTCCTGAGACAGAAGTTATCCAGCTTTTAGCAAAAATTTTAGAAGTGTTGGTAGTCGTCCATCAACAGAATATTATCCACCGCGACATCAGCCCCAAAAATATCATGCTTCGTCGCCTGGATGGGAAAATCATGTTAATAGACTTTGGCGCAGTCAAGCAGATCATGTTTCAAAATTCCGGGCAAACTAGCCTTACTATGGCGGTGGGAACACCTGGTTTTATGCCTTGGGAGCAATTCAATGGTAAACCGAAATTAGCCAGCGATATCTACGCCGTTGGCATGGTGGGGGTTTTAGCACTGACGGGAATACCACCACACTTATTAGATGAAGATGAAGATGGTGAAGTAATTTGGCAAAATCACGCCAGTGTTAGCAGGGAATTTGCACAAGTTTTGACGAGAATGATTAGTCGTCGCGTTAGCCAACGTTACCAAAATGCTACCGAAGCTTTACAGGCGATACAGTTATTCAATCAACCTATTCCCCCAACAATCATTTCTCCAACAATCATTTCTCCCAAAATTATTGCACCACCTCCTTCTTCAGTAGGTGTGCAATTGTTTAATTCCAGCGTAGAAGTTGTAACGGTAAATGCACAAGGCAAAGTTATCAACCGTCAAAACCGAGAAGTTAAATATTTTGCTGAAGATTTGGGTAGTGGTATCACCTTGGAAATGATGCAGATACCAGGGGGAACTTTTACAATGGGTTCACCAGCAGGGGAAGCGGAACGAAGTGACAATGAAAGTCCCCAGCATGAGGTGAATGTTCCTGGGTTCTTCATGGGAAAATATCCAGTTACCCAAGCACAGTATCAAGCAATTATGGGGACAAAACCTGCTGATTTCAAAGGTGATAAACGACCTGTAGAACAAGTAAGTTGGGATGAAGCAGTAGAGTTTTGTGAAAAATTGAGTCAGAAGACAGGAAAAACCTACAGGCTACCCAGTGAGGCAGAATGGGAATATGCTTGTCGTGCGGGAACAGATACACCCTTCTATTTTGGGCAAACAATTACTACAGATTTAGTGAACTACAACGGTAACTATCCCTACGCCTCAGCACCAAAAGGTGAAGATCGTAAACAAACAACAAATGTAGGAAAATTTTTGCCAAACTCTTTCGGTTTATACGATATGCATGGTAATGTATGTGAGTGGTGTCAAGATGTATATAACGATAGTTACCAAGGCGCTCCTACAGATGGTAGTCCGTGGACAGAAGGTAGCCATAATAGCCTGAAGCTGCTGCGTGGCGGTTCTTGGCTTAACTATGCTAGGTATTGCCGTTCTGCTCTTCGCTTTAGGTGTACGCGCACATATCAGTACTACAATGTTGGTTTTCGTGTTGTCGCAGTGGTTGCGTGA
- a CDS encoding pentapeptide repeat-containing protein — MFWKQGLAFILGITLWFLASPAWADWTHPMSFSNAELARRDFSGQSLQAAEFSNANMELANFENADLRGAVMSASVMTQANLHGADLTNAMVDQVKLTGADLSDAVLQEALLLRSIFTDVNIDSADFTDAILDGVQIKELCNKASGVNSKTGVETRYSLGCR; from the coding sequence ATGTTCTGGAAACAAGGATTAGCATTTATTCTAGGGATTACTCTATGGTTCCTAGCTTCCCCAGCTTGGGCAGATTGGACTCATCCTATGTCTTTTAGTAATGCAGAATTAGCCAGACGTGATTTTTCTGGACAAAGTTTACAAGCGGCTGAGTTCTCTAACGCCAATATGGAATTAGCTAACTTTGAAAATGCTGATTTACGGGGAGCCGTCATGAGTGCTTCGGTAATGACTCAGGCGAATCTGCACGGGGCGGATTTAACTAATGCTATGGTGGATCAGGTAAAGTTGACAGGGGCTGATTTGAGCGATGCTGTTTTGCAAGAAGCTCTGTTGCTGCGTTCTATTTTTACTGATGTGAATATAGACAGTGCGGATTTCACTGATGCCATTTTGGATGGCGTGCAAATTAAAGAACTGTGTAACAAAGCCAGTGGTGTAAATTCTAAAACTGGCGTAGAAACTCGTTATTCTCTAGGATGTCGATGA
- a CDS encoding 5-(carboxyamino)imidazole ribonucleotide synthase: MKRVGIIGGGQLAWMMGGAAKKLGVELVVQTPSLDDPAVAIAQDTVLAKVDDASSTEILAQKTDVITFENEFVDLESLSVIENQGVCFRPRLEALTPLLDKYNQRCYLKDLGLPVPRFFAVEEPENLASQIEDLGFPVVLKSRRHGYDGQGTFIIKDLADLQEKLNLNSTNQALSQDIFLIEEFVPFERELAIIAARSVEGEVVTYPVVETQQEEQVCRRVIAPADITPNQAAEIEAIAHTLLNNLQVVGVFGIELFLTAAGKVLVNEIAPRTHNSGHFSLDACETSQFEQHLRAVCGLPLGNPALHCASAVMVNLLGYEISQSDYQSQRQELAAIPQAFVHWYGKTESRPGRKLGHVTVLLDDQNRDAISRIAETIESIWYPLVNSIENSHTEHITCFERL; this comes from the coding sequence ATGAAGCGTGTTGGTATAATTGGTGGTGGGCAATTGGCCTGGATGATGGGAGGCGCAGCTAAAAAGTTAGGCGTTGAATTGGTGGTGCAAACTCCTAGTTTGGATGATCCTGCTGTGGCGATCGCCCAGGATACTGTTTTGGCTAAAGTTGATGATGCTAGCTCCACAGAGATTCTAGCACAAAAAACTGATGTCATTACCTTTGAAAATGAATTTGTTGATTTAGAGTCTTTATCTGTTATAGAAAATCAAGGTGTTTGCTTTCGACCAAGGTTAGAAGCTTTAACTCCGCTTTTAGATAAATATAATCAGCGCTGCTATTTAAAAGATTTGGGATTACCTGTTCCCAGATTTTTCGCGGTGGAAGAACCCGAAAATCTCGCGTCTCAAATAGAAGACTTGGGTTTTCCTGTGGTTTTAAAATCCCGTCGGCACGGTTACGATGGTCAAGGGACTTTCATTATTAAAGATTTAGCAGATTTGCAGGAAAAGCTAAATTTAAATAGCACCAATCAAGCTCTAAGTCAAGATATTTTTTTAATAGAAGAATTTGTCCCCTTTGAACGAGAATTAGCAATAATTGCGGCTCGTTCTGTGGAAGGTGAGGTTGTGACTTACCCAGTGGTAGAAACTCAACAAGAAGAACAGGTATGTCGGCGAGTGATTGCACCTGCTGATATTACACCGAATCAAGCAGCAGAAATTGAGGCGATCGCCCATACCCTCTTAAATAACCTGCAAGTCGTGGGCGTTTTTGGCATAGAACTATTTCTCACCGCCGCAGGTAAAGTTTTGGTCAATGAAATTGCTCCTCGTACCCATAATTCTGGGCATTTTTCCTTAGACGCTTGTGAAACATCTCAGTTTGAGCAACACTTGCGAGCAGTTTGTGGCTTACCTTTGGGAAATCCCGCTTTACATTGTGCTAGTGCTGTGATGGTAAACCTTTTAGGATATGAAATTTCTCAAAGCGACTACCAAAGCCAGCGCCAAGAATTAGCCGCAATTCCCCAGGCTTTCGTTCACTGGTACGGAAAAACGGAATCACGTCCGGGGCGCAAACTGGGACACGTCACTGTGTTACTGGATGATCAAAACCGAGATGCCATCAGTAGGATAGCCGAAACTATAGAATCTATCTGGTATCCTTTGGTTAATTCAATAGAAAATTCTCATACTGAACACATAACCTGTTTTGAAAGGTTATAA
- a CDS encoding M16 family metallopeptidase has translation MFPASVLRLDNGLTLIHQEIATTPVVVADVWVRAGATLEPKPWFGMAHFLEHMIFKGTAKLAPGMFDHNIETRGGVSNAATSYDYAHYTVTTAAPYLADTLPHLGELLINAAIPEDEFIRERDVVLEEIRSCNDDPDWIGFQALNQSIYQNHPYGRSVLGTEGELMQQSPDAMRCFHRAHYQPENMTVVVVGGITQESAWELVNNSFADFAAPLDCPQSEKIIQPVITGIHRQEICLPRLEQSRLMMAWVVPGVEQLHTAYGLDLLAVLLSEGRTSRLVRDLREELQLVQGIYSNFSLQRESSLFTISAWLEPENLDQVENLILSHLNDLQTTGITEQELARTRRLVCNEFAFSTETPNQLTGLYGYYNTIAQAELAVAYPQQIQSFDTQELQQLAQEFLSPLNYAVTILKPC, from the coding sequence GTGTTTCCTGCTTCGGTTCTCCGACTCGATAATGGTTTAACACTTATTCATCAAGAAATTGCCACTACCCCTGTAGTTGTGGCTGATGTTTGGGTGCGCGCCGGAGCAACTCTTGAGCCAAAACCGTGGTTCGGTATGGCTCATTTTTTAGAACACATGATTTTTAAAGGAACGGCGAAGCTAGCCCCTGGAATGTTTGATCACAATATTGAAACCAGGGGCGGTGTGAGTAATGCAGCTACGAGTTATGATTATGCTCATTACACCGTAACTACAGCGGCCCCTTACCTAGCAGATACTCTCCCCCATTTGGGAGAATTGCTCATTAATGCCGCAATTCCAGAGGATGAGTTTATCCGCGAACGGGATGTGGTGCTAGAAGAAATTCGCTCCTGTAATGATGATCCCGATTGGATAGGATTTCAAGCCCTTAATCAAAGTATCTACCAAAACCATCCTTATGGGCGTTCGGTGCTAGGTACTGAGGGAGAATTAATGCAACAGTCACCAGATGCCATGCGTTGTTTTCATCGCGCCCACTACCAACCGGAAAATATGACTGTAGTTGTTGTGGGGGGAATTACTCAAGAGTCAGCCTGGGAACTTGTAAATAATTCATTTGCTGATTTTGCAGCACCATTAGATTGTCCGCAATCTGAAAAAATCATCCAGCCAGTTATCACTGGAATTCATCGCCAAGAAATTTGTTTACCACGTCTAGAACAATCTCGCTTAATGATGGCGTGGGTTGTACCTGGGGTAGAGCAATTACACACTGCCTATGGTTTAGATTTGTTGGCGGTGTTATTGTCAGAAGGGCGAACTTCCCGACTGGTGCGTGATTTGCGGGAAGAATTGCAATTAGTACAGGGAATTTATAGTAATTTTTCTCTACAACGAGAATCGAGTTTATTTACAATTAGTGCTTGGTTGGAGCCAGAAAATTTAGATCAAGTTGAAAATTTGATTCTCAGTCATTTAAATGATTTGCAAACCACAGGAATTACTGAGCAGGAACTCGCCCGGACACGTAGACTGGTTTGTAATGAGTTTGCTTTTTCTACGGAAACACCAAATCAGCTAACTGGGCTTTATGGATATTACAACACTATTGCTCAAGCTGAATTAGCCGTGGCATATCCTCAGCAGATTCAATCTTTTGATACTCAAGAACTACAACAATTAGCTCAAGAGTTTCTTTCACCTCTAAATTATGCGGTTACTATACTTAAACCCTGTTAA
- a CDS encoding M16 family metallopeptidase: MKPSLSSSPIHRIVLNNGIVVLVAENPVADIVAARMFVRAGSCYETREQAGLAHLLSAVMTKGCDGLSSWELAEKVESVGASLSADAATDYFLLSLKTVTSDFSEILTLAGRILRSPTFPEAQVELEKRLALQNIRSQKEQPFTVAFSQMRQVMYQNHPYAMSILGDETTMGGLSRADLVQFHQTYFRPDNLVISIAGRVTLEDAVALVEQVFGDWQIPAQSLPLVSLPEIQAEPQHRLQPVQTQQSIVMLGYLGSSVSCPDYAPLKLLSTYLGNGLSSRLFVELREKRGLAYEVSAFYPTRLYPGSFVVYMGTAPENTSIALEGLRKEVDLLCTTEVSETALQAAKNKILGQYALGKQTNGQIAQIYGWYETLGLGLDFDQQFQELIASVSVKDAIAAACKYLQSPYVSLVGQETAINSAFPS, encoded by the coding sequence GTGAAACCTTCTCTATCTTCTTCTCCTATTCATCGGATTGTATTGAATAATGGCATTGTAGTGCTGGTGGCTGAAAATCCGGTTGCGGATATTGTGGCGGCGCGGATGTTTGTTCGTGCTGGTAGTTGTTACGAAACGCGGGAGCAAGCGGGGTTAGCTCATTTGCTGTCAGCTGTAATGACGAAAGGATGCGACGGACTTTCGAGCTGGGAACTGGCTGAAAAAGTGGAATCTGTGGGCGCAAGTTTAAGTGCGGATGCTGCGACTGATTATTTTTTGTTGTCTTTAAAGACGGTAACATCTGACTTTTCGGAGATTTTAACATTGGCTGGGCGAATATTGCGATCGCCTACATTTCCCGAAGCCCAAGTGGAACTAGAAAAGCGTTTAGCACTGCAAAATATTCGCTCTCAAAAAGAGCAGCCGTTTACCGTTGCTTTTAGCCAAATGCGGCAGGTAATGTACCAAAATCATCCCTATGCTATGTCAATACTGGGAGATGAAACCACAATGGGCGGTTTATCCCGTGCTGACTTAGTGCAGTTTCACCAAACCTATTTTCGTCCAGATAATCTCGTAATTAGTATTGCTGGGCGAGTCACCTTAGAAGATGCAGTAGCACTAGTAGAACAAGTATTTGGCGATTGGCAAATTCCTGCACAATCCTTGCCATTAGTTAGTTTACCAGAAATTCAGGCAGAACCACAGCACCGACTACAGCCTGTACAAACACAGCAATCAATTGTGATGTTGGGTTATTTGGGATCATCTGTCAGTTGTCCAGACTACGCCCCATTAAAATTGCTGTCTACTTACTTGGGTAATGGGCTTTCTAGCCGCTTGTTTGTGGAATTACGAGAAAAACGGGGTTTAGCTTACGAAGTATCGGCATTTTATCCCACAAGGCTGTATCCGGGGTCATTTGTGGTGTATATGGGTACAGCACCAGAAAATACCAGCATCGCTCTGGAAGGACTACGCAAAGAAGTGGATTTGCTCTGTACTACAGAAGTATCAGAAACCGCCCTACAAGCAGCTAAAAATAAAATTCTGGGGCAGTACGCTTTAGGTAAACAAACTAACGGACAAATTGCTCAAATATACGGCTGGTATGAAACTTTGGGTTTAGGACTTGATTTTGATCAGCAGTTTCAAGAATTGATTGCTTCTGTGAGTGTCAAAGATGCCATAGCTGCCGCCTGTAAGTATTTACAGTCACCTTATGTGTCTTTGGTTGGTCAAGAGACAGCGATTAATAGTGCGTTTCCTAGTTAG
- a CDS encoding peptidoglycan-binding domain-containing protein has protein sequence MQVSLTTSILNYFESLKAYRWLKTGKFYWLLLFSSTLLLITSNAVVAIVAPQRIAQVTPTASISRPTLKLGSQGERVSELQAALRLLGFYSGAVDGIYGEDTASAVSRFKRAVNLNPDGIVDAITWQRLFPPEPIVTQRISSPNQPSNLRANFPVPTQTSPTTRVANPQPQRKPASPPPRASTTPPGQIPGVQYTAQGLPILRLGMRNAEVRKLQERLKQLGFLAGDVDGDFGMNTEAAVKAAQQRYGMETDGVVGGATWERLFRR, from the coding sequence ATGCAAGTTAGCCTGACAACAAGTATATTGAACTACTTTGAGTCACTAAAAGCATATCGTTGGTTGAAGACAGGTAAGTTTTATTGGTTACTTCTGTTTTCATCTACATTGTTACTCATTACCTCTAATGCAGTGGTAGCAATTGTAGCGCCCCAACGAATTGCCCAAGTAACTCCTACAGCTAGTATTAGCCGTCCTACTCTCAAACTTGGCAGTCAAGGCGAAAGGGTATCAGAACTTCAGGCGGCTTTGAGACTTTTGGGCTTTTACTCAGGTGCGGTGGATGGTATTTATGGAGAGGACACAGCCAGCGCTGTTTCTCGGTTTAAGCGAGCAGTTAATTTGAATCCAGATGGCATTGTTGATGCTATCACTTGGCAACGACTCTTCCCCCCAGAGCCAATAGTCACACAAAGGATCTCTTCACCTAACCAACCATCTAACTTGAGAGCAAATTTTCCTGTTCCCACCCAAACTAGCCCCACTACAAGGGTTGCAAATCCTCAACCTCAGCGAAAACCTGCCTCGCCGCCTCCTAGAGCATCTACTACACCTCCTGGACAAATCCCTGGTGTTCAATATACCGCTCAAGGATTGCCGATTTTACGTTTAGGAATGCGTAATGCGGAAGTCAGGAAGCTGCAAGAACGACTAAAACAGCTTGGTTTTCTAGCTGGCGATGTAGATGGAGATTTTGGGATGAACACTGAAGCAGCAGTAAAAGCTGCACAACAGCGCTATGGTATGGAGACTGACGGTGTAGTTGGTGGGGCTACTTGGGAAAGACTATTCCGACGATAG
- a CDS encoding phage holin family protein → MKHFLLTWLVTAVALLITANIVPGFSVRDFGAALVAVAIIGLVNAFIRPILSILAFPITLITFGLFTFVINALTLWLASNLTPGYGFEIQGFVPAFVGSIVLTIVSSLMSYFLRTIL, encoded by the coding sequence ATGAAACACTTTTTGCTGACTTGGCTGGTTACTGCGGTGGCTTTGCTAATCACCGCTAACATTGTTCCTGGGTTCTCTGTCAGGGATTTTGGAGCTGCTTTAGTGGCTGTAGCAATTATTGGTTTGGTAAATGCTTTTATTCGACCAATTCTCAGCATTTTAGCCTTTCCTATTACCTTAATTACCTTTGGTTTATTTACATTCGTCATCAACGCTTTAACTCTTTGGCTAGCAAGTAACCTCACTCCTGGTTACGGTTTTGAAATTCAAGGATTTGTACCTGCTTTTGTGGGTTCAATTGTGCTGACAATTGTTTCTAGTCTGATGAGCTATTTTTTGAGAACAATTTTGTAA
- a CDS encoding cobalamin biosynthesis protein, whose amino-acid sequence MDTLQIFSKIQLKIASIISKVPQQQNLPPLWVGIGCQKGSSRELIATAIQTVFQENQLNENAIAGLATIDTKASEVGLIELCRLCSFPLKIFSADILSTVSVPNPAKIAAKTVGTPSVAEAAAILAASHITPSLTKNQELKIRLLVPKRIFRLQGEPGAVTIAVADVTKLFSKNSSSD is encoded by the coding sequence ATGGACACTTTACAAATATTCTCTAAAATTCAACTAAAGATAGCTTCAATAATTAGTAAAGTTCCCCAACAGCAAAATTTACCACCTTTATGGGTAGGAATTGGTTGTCAAAAGGGTAGTTCACGGGAATTGATAGCAACAGCAATACAAACAGTATTTCAGGAAAATCAACTCAATGAAAATGCGATCGCAGGTCTTGCTACTATAGACACTAAAGCCTCAGAAGTCGGTTTAATAGAACTTTGCCGTCTTTGCAGTTTTCCCTTAAAAATATTTTCCGCCGATATTTTGTCTACTGTATCTGTCCCCAACCCTGCCAAAATCGCCGCAAAAACAGTGGGAACTCCTAGCGTAGCTGAAGCAGCTGCTATTCTCGCCGCCTCACACATCACCCCATCTTTAACTAAAAACCAAGAATTAAAAATCAGGTTATTAGTTCCTAAACGCATTTTTCGCTTACAGGGAGAACCAGGGGCGGTGACAATAGCTGTTGCCGATGTTACAAAATTGTTCTCAAAAAATAGCTCATCAGACTAG